In Mytilus edulis chromosome 8, xbMytEdul2.2, whole genome shotgun sequence, the genomic window ATATGTCCGATACTGAAACGAAAACAAGTTTGTAACGTAGATACATAAATATTATATTGATACACATATTATATTTGGTTTACAAATCACAAGGAAATAATTGTGATAGTTATAcgtatataaacaaaattaaatactaTGTCAATATATTCGTTTTATAAAGCGCATTCACAGTGGTCGACTAACGTTTTGATTATGTATGAATTCTATAGATTGATATGTGGTTTGTATATGTATCAGCTATGCGTCTAACGTGATTGCCAAATTAGTATCCACAATAGTATGACTCAGTTTGACACGAATGTCCACTTGAAATTACGTATTTGATTTTTTGGTTTAGAAATGTTACCGTAAAATCATATCTACATGCAAGCCCGTGTATTTATATGCTTCACAATTTTCACGGCATTTGTCCAAGGTTATAAAATTGCCCAAGTCCAACATTTTATATTTGAGATGTCTACCACCGTCGTCATGGTAACATACAAAGTAacctaaaatataaacataacatTTCTTAAActaataatatcaaaataatacaaCATATATTCAGTTGGAAAAGCTGATTTAAATGAGCTTCGTTCTAGCAATGACATATTGTTAATAAGAAAACAACGAATcagaatacaaataaatataacgCGTTGGAGATTCTATTATATTAGATATACTTAGACATTTTTTGCTAACTTTTCTCGCTGGGTCTCTGACCTACTTTGATctaattgataaatatttctgtaaaacaatcataaattttagttttgtttaaTAATCATGAGCACGCGAAACTATAGGTGTCTATTTGGTAGAATATAACTTCCTATAAGGTATTTTGTGTAATTAAACGTTCCTACTGTCATTTTGAGTTTCACAATGTTAAATTCAAAAGACCGATCTTTGGCAAAGATGCAAGCGCACAACGGCTGTTTAATATTTTACTACATTTTATGCATCTTCATTATTTGAATTGGCAAAAATTGGCAAAAGTTATATACCAATGTTATCTGATGTTATCAGATGTAAACAAACCATCACTTTTTGGATCAGTTTTTTGAAGCAAGCCATTTGCAACCTTTCTGAGGTCTATTAATCTGGATTTAATTGAAGATATGCTGTCGCTATGGTTCTTCGAAACTGCCATTTTTCATCAACTAATTGTCCACCCCTTCTTTAATTCAGTTTGATCTAGAATTGTCTATTAGAAAGCCTTTAACTGGTATGTCTTTCTCTGCATTCAAAGTAAGAGTGACCGGTTTGCGTTTTATTAGACTTGCAACAACTgaaaactgtaaaaatataacAAGAGCTACAAATGTCTTCATTCTGTCGATTTACCTCAACAATACCTGACAAAAtcgattttaaaaacatttttaaatggtgaaaAGTTAATATACTTTTTGCATGCATATGTATTGATTTATTCGGCTGTTATGTGATATCTTTTATTTTCATAGATATCGATTTCACAGTGAGATAATATTACATAGATGAATACAATCACGAAAGACACTAGCATTGCTAGCAAACTTTTACACACCTCCTCATTATTTGGACGTTACGCGGTATTATTTCAACAACGGCCCTTCATCATAATAATAGGAACGAACATACAATCTGTTAAATAAAGAACCTTAAATCACCTTCTAATACAGGTTTTACAAATCTAAATACTCACTTCCTTGTGGTTGATCTAGAACAATAATTATACAATAAGTTGGGTTTAGttagtttattttatattatctGTACGATCTTATTTGAatacatttttcaaaacaaactattattcatttctctattatCTTGTAAGTTGTCCTTTCAAGGAAAGCACAATTCAAGATGTAGATGAAATTTACAAGTTAAAATCTCTTACTGGTCATTGCATTATAAAGTGATTTTATTTGTTgggttttgttatttttcttttgagtATTTAACCATGTGACTCAAAGGAGTCATAGGtgttctgtatatataaagacaataacaatcaaaaccaaggagtaaagaAAGACAAGACATGTTAAATAATTTAAGACTATATGAGGACAAGATTTAGTTAGGAAAATTTAAAATGCTGAGCTTCTTGCTGAACGCAAGACGGAAGACCGTGATAATCTTTCTTAATGTGTTCCATCGGTGGCCTTTTGATATGTTCTGAACTTTGGTCGGCTTGTTGCCCCTTTTACAAATTCATTTTTTCCAAACGAATTTTTTTAAGGCTGTGAGTTTCTTGATACAACCTTGAATTTAACACTGAATTTGTCTAGGAATATACCTGTTACATCAAGATTTAAGGACCCTAATGTCCTACCTTCATTTCGTGTATGATATTTTCTCCGCGGATAAAGCATAAAACAACACCAATTAGCGAGTTTTGAAGCTTAACATGTAATCCTACTATTCATAATGAAAGAACATCCGGTATAATTATAGATATGTTTTGTGTTTCGTTAGAATTTCAAGAAACGATGAAGAATTGTGTCTCCCTTCACTGTATTGGCAACAGTAAATATAGGtatcggttttttttttcagaagggaCAATCGTACTTTGCTTATATATCAATATGTTCCAAATGAAAATGTAACCGAAAGTATAACTATCAAGATGTTTGATTTATTTCGTAACAACAACTGTGTTTCGTTTGTTGAATAGTTGTTTTAACAAAGAATAGGCATTCTGTTTAAAATATCCATCTGAATGATGAAACCATACTGACTGATCTTGACAAGAATTATCATtgattatagatataaaaaagaagatgggtatgattgtcaatgaaaacTACCACAAGAGACCACAAAAACACggagattaacaactatagctcaccgtacggccttcaacaatgatcaaagctcataacgcatagtcagctataaaaggccccgaaatgtaTAAAACCAGTTATTCTTTTGTTATGATAACTGAAATTGAgggaatatatttattttgtcacaTTTAAGattatcataaaacaaataaaagttgaGTTGTGTGTTTCATGTGTtcttttaaaaatggaaaatcagGCAATATTACAAAGTGTTTCTTTTTAATGAATATCATGACGAATACCTTTTTAACGGTGCTTTGAGGATCAATCCCGCTGGTTTCACTAGGAATGCATGTTGCTTAGTCGTATGTCTTCTATAGGGTATTACGCCTATATTATAAGTTGGTATGATACTTCAGTGCATGTTACCAAATTATTACGTTTACATATGTTTAATCAACATGGATCATCGGATGTTAATGTTATAGAACAACTTACTATATCAGGAAGATGTATACTACTAGTATTACTAACTGACTCGAAACACATAAGACACAAGGGGCAGCAGACATTAAAGATTATCAAGAATCAAAATCAACATAATGTATTAATAAACTAAACCTTAAGGATGTATACCTCTGAGGGGCCAAAAATTCCTAGTATTAAAGTtgttttcttaacctgatttttggttTGATATGACTGTAACAATTATATGTTGAATAAAAAATCATAAGGTGGTGcacttatatttttgttacaatccttttaaaatacacaattttgatgatttttctcatttttcatcaATCTTTTCCCTTTAAATTTTCTCTCCCGTATCTTACTTAATTCAACAAGCTTGACCTAAATTAGCATCTCAAATTTAACGTTCAAAATTTAGTGTAGTATGACACGTTTATTTAGATGATATAACACACACAAAAGACAACAAGGACAATATCGAATCACTGTGGATAACATTTTTTTACCTACGTAAGTAAAACGTGTAGCATAAGGTGCAACATTAGTTTACAAAGAGTATATGAGATAATACATAAACAGCCGTAAGAGTTttataatttgtgttttattattttctctGTTTTTTCATTTGGGTGGTCATATGTTATTGATGATCAACAGTAAGATTGCCATATGATAAAGTAGGATGATTGATCATGTTATAGTTGTATCCCGCTTTTTATAACTTGCTTGACAGTAATTAGTCGTAGAGTAAGAAAAGGTTTTTAATCAAACCTGCAACCCCATCGCTTCCAAATTAGAACAAATATATCAATCGACGACATATTTATAACTTAATGTAAATGTGTACCACCTGTACACgaatttcaattcaaaagcattCAACGATATCATTTCAGCCACTATCATaatataaaagtattattaaaagtAATCTAAACAGAATATATAATCTGCTACGTTATCTGCAAACAAATGAAAAggtagaatttaaaaaaaaacatgtgtgaCATTTAAAATGtctattataaataaatgtattgaaTAAAACTGAATACATGATAATGGTTATTGTGTTTCACATACTggtgttttatgataatttaCGTTTTATTAAGGACTTCACACATACAATTGTATGAAGTGTATACAAATGGAAATTGATATTTTAGAGCTTAGCGGTTTCGAATTTCTTACCTAGACACTTTACTGTTCAGTTTGTTCATTTATTAGAGCTACATTTGTATGTGTGTCAAGATTACTGAAATCTTTTAGGTATGGCTCAATTTGCTTTCAAGTCCTGTGACATCTGCATGAGTGGACCGGGAAAGAACTGTTGTAAACAATGCGACCAGTGGCTGTGTGATTTCTGTAAAACTTTACATTTAAGGTCAAAAATAAGTAGAAATCATACCTTTTTTAGTGGTGAAAGTATCAACCCGGAGGATAAACTGTCATGCAGAGAACAcgatgaaaatttcatattttactgcATTGATTGTGACATACCAATATGTAAAATGTGTATCGTCAATAAACACAAACGGCATGATACGTCAGAAATCAACGAATCGATTCAAGGATTACAGGCTGAAGTTAAACAGGTAATTGAATTAAAGATCAAATCAgctaaaacaaatttaaacaaaattgaacaaGGCAAAGACAAATACCATAGCGACATTAAAGAAGCTATTCGTGCCATTACAGAAAATGGAAAAGAGATAAAACAAGAGGTTGACCAACAAGTATTAGCTTTGAAAACATCATTGGAAAAAAAGGAAGCAGAGAGCTATGAGGCATTAGAACCTCTAAGAACTGAGTTACGAAATGATATTGAAAAGTTAGAAAAATGTCACAACGACTTAGCCGAAAGCCAGAAAATAACTGATGTTGCTGAAATGCTGAAATCATTAAAACATATCAAGTCCGATTTAGATGATACAATGGAAAAAGATCCACCATTGATGCCAACAGTGAAATATGCCAAAAAGGATAGAAGAGAGAAAGAGATACTTAAGTATTTTGGAGAGATATCAGTCAAGTAAGTTATTGAATCTagactatatatataatacttgTTTTAACTATAGTCGATtttatcttagtcaataccattTCAATGATATAAAATTGGATCTTCTTATTGCATTCATTATTCCATATATAATTGATAATTAGGCTATAGAAGAAAAACTATCATCATATGTTTAAAGTGACGAAGAATTACACTCATAAACCGATATATACGTTACGTGTTGAAGAACTCATTTTGTCAAAAACTAAATGAATTAGTCGCACTTACCAGCGAGAGAACAGTTATCAAGTATGCATTTTGGAATGCAAGCTATTCATTCACtgattatattttgaaaaaaagaagatgtggtatgatttccaatgagacaattctcaactAGAGttcaaaatgacatagaaattaataactatagggtCACCACtcggtctttaacaatgagcaaagtcattACCGCATGCTTATTTtcattatgaaatttaaaatctaCCGCTGGTATAAATATCATGTGTTATACGAAGTAAGTGGAGTTGAATTGCTTTATCTAATTCAATCATAATGCTATACCAGattcaaaattgaattttcaaGTTTTGTAATCGATTaactattattcttttttttttaaatttataaaaatggtaaatgttgaataataataagatttttttgtattgtagacCAGGTGTTGCAATACAcatatgatatttttgttaaGATATCCAAGATAGTAACATTTTTTACGTTAAGCTAGTTTCATACAAACAGAgtaagaaaaacataaaaactgaataactatgttgtttttgttcaataaaaaaggggcaattatgttattgttctataatatgtcattatgatatatttctaaaatgaattagaaaatacgttgaaccacaaacgtcaaaattattcaatcgcgtcgtggaatgaactatttgtggattcttataaattcaatagaacttttggactattttaaatctcggtctatttctgacattaattcttacatacttttcaTTGTTTAACCCTGTacgctaacattgcccatgtgaaatttgacaattgtttgtataaacattgaacgacaaaaatatgtgaggtatacaattttctgacgtcagacacgcgaatcaatgaatgtgtttgtagatgtttttgtgtattgttaaatttattccttttaaaattgttgcacgatgatgactgctgtaccaatattttgactattttatttattattatctgTGTTGATTACGCATCATTGAAAATATaccagaatttgatgagactgtcaacaaagtgagatgtttcacgctataaaaccaggtttaatccaccgttttctacatttgaaaatgcctgttcaagtcaggaatatgacagttcttgtccattcgtttgttatgtgttttgtcatgtgaattagccatgtgattagggactttccgatttgattatcctttgaattcagtatttttatgattttacttttttttatattataacccATAGACAGGCAATACAAGGGCAAAcagaaaaatgagaaacaagaaaaaACGACAAAGAGcataaagaaatgtacaaaaaACTTTGAAATTCACTAGAACCAATAAAAAAACAGTGGTTGAATGTATTATCTTTTGCTCTCTCAATCGCCAGCTGGTATCAAATTGACTGCTTCAATGTATCAAAATTACTATCATTGATATAAGCATTAGTAACATATGCAAAAATAACGTCATTCATTATATGGTATCTTTCTTGGAATATGATATTCAATTTCGCATTTGCGTAATAATCTACAACagaaatgaaatataattatccaacaaaaaaaattgcatactacatgtactagtacttaattttttttaatatgcttACAGATCCTTTTTTGCACAGGAACAatcttatgataaaaagaaaacttataTGAAATGAAAAGAACACGTACATAATAAAGTACAGTAATTTACAAAGTAAATTAATTTTGTCCTCAATTTAATGGAAATCAGGACTTAATCAATCTGCTAAAAAAATTGAGAGATGAAGATTTTTATTACATCAATGGcttcttttatttgaatttgttttaaatagagAACATCAGACATGGGCGAAAATGGTCAGAAAGTTTTGACtattatttttgttaaagatGCGGATGAgctataaatgattttaaaagccACTAGTTTTATTTAGAACTTATATTATACTGTCTGAGAAGATGTGTTATTTACGATATAGATATACGATATAAttgccgtacgttgacctatagttgttaatttatgtgtcatttgatcttttgtgtagagttgtctcgttggcaatcataccacatttataTTATCTTGTTTTCTTTAGAGACCTAAAGTACAGTATTACTGTACGAAATAACCATAGCGAAAAGGCTCAGGCGATAAATACTGGAAGGTAAATACTACATTATTTATCTCTTTCAACTCTATCAACATTATCTTAAAGTAAGGATAAAGTAATGCAAATTATTTTGGAGGTCaacaacaaataataaataaatggagTCAAATTACTAGATAACACGTTAGATTTTTTTCCAACGGCAATCTCCCTAATAAAGTGTTACTTCAGTAATCTACATATCAACGTAGCCGGTGCTCAAGTAAATAGCCCTAACATCATTTTTTGTGTATGTATGATGCAACAATTGTATGACTCAAATTAGCAATTCGAACTATTAGCATTAAAATTTAacaacacttttagatatttagatgatagattgactctcaatAATtcaatccaatttaattcaaatctttattgccataaaactacatatttatagtatgttaaacaatataacaaaatgaaaataaaaaaataacaacaagatcattaatatacacaataaaagtaaatatttcaagagtcccctgtcctcagttcaatAAACTGTCTTATAAAGGATCCTAGCTTATTTACCTGAGTGTGTGAAATTTGGTTGAGTGTATATGTTATGTTATCCCtctcatttaaatttataaagtggATATTCTTATTtatcataaaatcaaaataaacttttctTTTATTATCGTTTCTATAACAATATAACACGAAATGAATTTCGTCTTCAATTTATTTGCAGTTTTTTAATAATCTTTCTTCTCTTGGTATTTTAAGGTATCTTcccttttctattaataaattatggTCACTCAATCTAAACTTTGTTATCAGTTTTCTGAATTCAAGTTTTGAGCAAGTTCAATATTTTcttctgtattatttatttttacatgtttataaatagTGAGTTTTCTGTTATCCTTGAAATCTGATAATTTATCAATTACTAGTTCTTCATAAAAATacttcaattttaaatttaattgttcTCTTATATGTTTAGTTATCTTTTGTGAGGAATATGTTTTCAAAGTTTCTTCTACTATATGTTTTACATATGAGAACCAAGAATAAATTCCTGCCAATTCCTAGTTTTGAGACAAAATAAAGGATTCTTTTAAAATTCTAACATTGTTTGTCTGACAGGTACAAATGCAGGTTATTAAATGCGCAATCAATGTGTTCGAAATTTAGTGAGACTGTTTGTAGAAAACTGCCAGGATTTCACGACAATACAGGTTGTGATTCAGTAAGTGTTTTGTCTGGTAAAGGAAAAAAAGCAATGCATTCGGCTTTTTGGCACGTTATGTGGAGTTTTCAGAAGGTCTATTCCATCGTGGTGAAACCTTTGAAGAGGTTGACGAAGAGTTGTCAAAACACTCGAGAGGTTTTCGTGTTCTATATATGGCtacgaaattaaaaaaatatcgatGAATAAAGATCAGAACGTtttgaaatgcaacaaaaaaagaTTCATTGTCATCTACTGCCCCCAACAAAAGATGCAATGCTAAAGCACATTAAACAAGCCAACTTTCAGACGTAGATTTGGAAATCTGCTCTTAAACACAACACTGGTCTGTTGCCAAACAACTATGACTGGATTGTTTAGAACAATTTGATCAGCATCAATTGGCTAGACCAACCACAAGCGTTAGATGCTTTAATAATGATGTGCTGTTCATGTAAAGCTGGTTGTGCCAACAAAAGATGTTCATATGTTCAACACAGTGTGTTGAACAGATAGCTGTATGTAAATGCTCGAAAGCTTGTAGATATAAGGATTACCAAATCGTTGATATTGCTAACGATGACGACGAATATGATGGAAATGATGATAATGATAATTCGGTAGATGCAGGTGACCAAACTGATGATGATTCTAAGGATTGACCTTCTGCGTGACCTTAAAATGTAGTGATtcagttgttaaaaaaaataaaaaatagagatCTAGAAACCCAGACAGTTTTGTGTGTTTTAATATGTGAGTTATCTCATGAATGAGATGTATAAATTTGTGACAGAATCGTGCTTTTCTGGTTGcctatgtttttttctgtcttATCCATTTTTCAAATGTGTATGAGGACTTCAGTATGTACTCTAAAGAAATGTATCCTCCAAACTGACTTTAAATACGcttatactaacaatgaacactgaCCTTTCTTGGATCTAGATATCTATATTTTGAatgggaagcttaatacaaaaatttatgctTAATGAGATGATTTTTCGTTTCCAATTGTtgattatccatttttagatgtcACCagcttatggtgtttatatatctcagtGCTCCTATTGGTTGCattaataatgaaataagtaACTCTTGTCGgaacaatttattgttgaaattaaaagtagatattttgcaaaaatgaaaGTTTGGTACATATTAGACTTCGTCATTTATTGAAGATTCATATTCTACAATTGGCATGTTAAAAGGACTTTCAAAAGAACAAAAACATTGAAGAATTGTTCTGATagaaagcatatttttttaaatactaatggtctataagcagttacatttatttcatgtggtgcaatttttttattcaatttgaattttACAAAGAAATCATTGTAACCAACATGACCAATCGGAGGAATAAATGTGGTCTGAGACTTGTTCTCGGTTGACAGTAGGCATGTACTAGTCCATCGTGCGTTGTTACTTATTTAGTGGATTGGTAAAAACAAAGGTAAAAGATGTGTAAGGATATAAGTATATGTTCCtgtttcctgtttacaaaactttgaatttttctaacaactaaggattttcttgtccctgGAATAGAtagccttagccgtatttggcacaaccttttgtaATTTTGGTTCCTGCATGCTCtgtaactttgtacttgttttgctttattactatcttgatctgagcgtcactaataagtcttatgtagacaaaatgcgAGTGTGGCATATCAAAATATAATCCTAATCTTTTCAATGACTCAAGTTACCAGATTGTTGTTTGTCATATCATCTTCGAAATATAATGTCTTTACATTTTGTAATTGCAGTCTGGCGAAGTTTACAATGCAACCACCACCTCCACCACGACCACAACCACCACAATCATCATCACCACCACCACAGCAATTACAACCAGCACCACCACCATCACCACAGCAACCCCAACCACCACCTCCTACCAGACCACAACCACCAAAACCATCATCCCCATCACCACAACAGCATCCAAAACCTTCACCACAACCACAGCAATTACAACAATCACCATCACCACCTCCACCACAATCATCATCACCACCACCACCACAGCAATTACAACCATCACTACCATCATCACCACAGCAAACCCAACCACCACCTCCACCACGACCACAACCACCACAACCATCATCCCCATCACCAAAACAGCATCCAAAACCTTCACCACAACCACAGCAATTACAACAATCACCATCACCACCTCC contains:
- the LOC139486500 gene encoding uncharacterized protein, with the translated sequence MAQFAFKSCDICMSGPGKNCCKQCDQWLCDFCKTLHLRSKISRNHTFFSGESINPEDKLSCREHDENFIFYCIDCDIPICKMCIVNKHKRHDTSEINESIQGLQAEVKQVIELKIKSAKTNLNKIEQGKDKYHSDIKEAIRAITENGKEIKQEVDQQVLALKTSLEKKEAESYEALEPLRTELRNDIEKLEKCHNDLAESQKITDVAEMLKSLKHIKSDLDDTMEKDPPLMPTVKYAKKDRREKEILKYFGEISVKDLKYSITVRNNHSEKAQAINTGSLAKFTMQPPPPPRPQPPQSSSPPPQQLQPAPPPSPQQPQPPPPTRPQPPKPSSPSPQQHPKPSPQPQQLQQSPSPPPPQSSSPPPPQQLQPSLPSSPQQTQPPPPPRPQPPQPSSPSPKQHPKPSPQPQQLQQSPSPPPPQSPPPPRPQPPQPSSPPQQQLKPSPLLPPQQSQPSPPPPSAEQQPQPPHPPRPQPPQPSSSPPPQQPHTPQESEVPIVSVRANVMQYEDSKRKWVPVGSAQQQGLSKVQIYRHTGINTFRVVGRKIDNHEVVINSSISKTLHYQQATTTFHQWRDQRQVYGLNFANKDDADSFALAMKSTLDSSKQIHDT